Below is a genomic region from Sneathia vaginalis.
ACACCTCCATATAATCCGCTATTAATTTATGGTGATTCAGGTTTAGGTAAGACCCATTTAGCACAAGCTGCAGGTAATGAGTTGATAAAAAAAGATTTTAATAAAAAAGTTAGATACTTAACAGCTGAAGAATTCAATAATGAGTACCTTTGTGCAATAAGAAAAGGTAATTTGAAAAATAATATAGATACAGCTGAGAATTTTAGACAAAAGTACAGAAGTTTAGATATGATAATAATAGATGATATTCAATTCTTTGAAAAGGTATTCGGTAAAGGAGACGGTAGTGTGGAAGAAGAATTTTTCAACACATTAAATTCTCTTTTAATAAAAGACAAACAACTAATATTCATAAGTGATAGAAATCCTAAAAAGATAAAAGGTTTATCAGAAAGATTAAAGTCAAGATTTTTATCAGGTCTTAATGCTGAGATAAAAAAACCAGATTATTCAACAAGAGTTGCAATACTACAAACTTTATGCGAAACAAATAATATGCACATGGATAATACCATATTAGAATATATTGCAGATAATGTTACAAAAAACGTAAGGGAAATGCAAGGTATATTAAAATCTATTTCAGCCAAAGCCCTATTATTAAAGAAAAATATTACAATAGATCTTGCTAAAAGCGTTATAGGAGAACAAGCAGAAAAACTTAGAGCCTCTATAACAGCTGAGAAAATAACGCAAGCAGTTGCACAGTATTTTAATGTGTCTGAAGAAGAAATGAAGTCTGAAAAAAGAAAGAGTGAAATATTAATACCAAGACAAATTGCAATGTATATTATGAGAGAAAAATTAGAAATTAGTTTACATGAAACTGGTAAAATTTTTAATAAAGACCACGCTACTGTGTATAACGCTGTAGAAAAAATAGCTTCTAAGATAGCTAAAGATGATAATATTGCAAATGATGTAAAAGAAATTACAAAAAGGATATGTGAATAATATGGAAGTTAAAATAGATACTGAATATATAAAATTAGATCAACTATTAAAGTTTTCTGGATTAGCAGATACAGGTGGTATAGCTAAAGAAGTTATACAAAATGGTGAAGTTCTTGTTAATGGTGAGGTTGAAACCAGAAGAGGTAAGAAGATAAGAAAAGAAGATGTAGTTGAATTCAGAGGAGAAAAAGTAGTAGTAAAATAATGTATATAGAAGAAATTGTATTTAATAATTTTAGAAATATTAGAACTAATAAGATAACTTTATCTAAGAATTTTAATGTTCTTTATGGAAAAAATGCACAAGGTAAGACTAGTGTAATAGAAGCAATATATTTTTTATCAACAGGAAAAAGTTTTAGAACAAGAAAAGTGTTAGAGCAAATAAAAGAAGGTGAAAAAACTCTAACACTTTTTAGTAAGACTAGTGTTGATAATTTTTCTATACAGCTAAATAAAGAAAAAAAGGATTTCTATATTTCCAAAAACAAGGTTAAATACAAAGAATATATAGGTAAATTGCTTGCTATTTCTTTTAGTCCAGAAGACATTTCATTAATAATGGATACACCTGAGAATAGAAGAAGATTTTTTAATTATGAGATGTCTCAGATAAGTAAGCTCTATTTAAATGATTTAATAAATTTTCAAAAAGTATTAAAGGTAAGAAATAAGCTTATAAAAGAAAAAAAGATGGACAGCGAAATATTTAAAATATACAATGATAAGTATATTTTTTTATCACAAAGAATATATGAATTTAGAAAAAAATATATTTCTGATTTATCTAAATATATTAATCAAAAGTATAAGGAGCTATTTGATAAAAAAGAATTGATTATTAGATATGAACCCAGTTGTGATTACAATAAATTAAAGGAAATATTAGAGGAAAAGAAAGAAAAAGAATTATTCATAGGATTTAGTATATATGGACCACAAAAAGACGAGTATAGTTTTTTAATAGATAACAAGAAGGTTAAGACGTTTGCATCTCAAGGAGAGAAAAAGTCAGTGATATTTTCTTTAAAATTAGCTCAAATTGAGTATATAATAAACAGCACCCAAAAGACACCTATTGTCCTATTAGATGATATAACAGCATATTTTGATGAAATAAGAAAAAAAATAGTTTTGGAATATTTTAAAGAAAAAGATATACAGTGTATTTTTACATCTACTGAGGATATAGATATATGTGCTAAAAAGATGTATGTAAGTGACGGTGAAATAAAGGATGAAATTTAAGTCATTAGTGGATATTGTTAGAGAAAATAGTAGTGATATTTGGAGTTTTTTAGTACCTAAAGAATTTTTAAGCGAAACTTGTTTGGTTATAGATAAAGAGACTGCAATAATATATACTAAAGATCAAATATATGCAAATGAATTAAGTTTTTTTAAAGATGAATATCTAGATGCAATACAAAAAAAAGCAAAAGAAGTTAAGAGTATAAAGATAATAGTAAATCCTAAAAGATTTAAAGAAGAAAAGGTTGTAATAAGAAAAAGTGAAAAGAAATTTGAAAGTGTATTAAATGAGAAGAAAAAAGAAGCAGAAAAAATTTTTTCTAATATACAAGACATTGATGAAAAGAAATATCTAGTTTCTTGTTTAGCATTAAAGTTAGTAAAAGAA
It encodes:
- the yaaA gene encoding S4 domain-containing protein YaaA encodes the protein MEVKIDTEYIKLDQLLKFSGLADTGGIAKEVIQNGEVLVNGEVETRRGKKIRKEDVVEFRGEKVVVK
- the dnaA gene encoding chromosomal replication initiator protein DnaA codes for the protein MTQEELTVTWNLAKMVFLNSNGIEHQHLLNQVDIYDIRDGFCYLHSSSNYVVDELKKMKEKIQDAINQVLKLKGYAVEVVIKKEISTDMLEFEVTESNENETDKEEVLETGLSPKFTFDSFVVGQNSEYPYQCCMATIEALLDKRTPPYNPLLIYGDSGLGKTHLAQAAGNELIKKDFNKKVRYLTAEEFNNEYLCAIRKGNLKNNIDTAENFRQKYRSLDMIIIDDIQFFEKVFGKGDGSVEEEFFNTLNSLLIKDKQLIFISDRNPKKIKGLSERLKSRFLSGLNAEIKKPDYSTRVAILQTLCETNNMHMDNTILEYIADNVTKNVREMQGILKSISAKALLLKKNITIDLAKSVIGEQAEKLRASITAEKITQAVAQYFNVSEEEMKSEKRKSEILIPRQIAMYIMREKLEISLHETGKIFNKDHATVYNAVEKIASKIAKDDNIANDVKEITKRICE
- the recF gene encoding DNA replication/repair protein RecF (All proteins in this family for which functions are known are DNA-binding proteins that assist the filamentation of RecA onto DNA for the initiation of recombination or recombinational repair.), which codes for MYIEEIVFNNFRNIRTNKITLSKNFNVLYGKNAQGKTSVIEAIYFLSTGKSFRTRKVLEQIKEGEKTLTLFSKTSVDNFSIQLNKEKKDFYISKNKVKYKEYIGKLLAISFSPEDISLIMDTPENRRRFFNYEMSQISKLYLNDLINFQKVLKVRNKLIKEKKMDSEIFKIYNDKYIFLSQRIYEFRKKYISDLSKYINQKYKELFDKKELIIRYEPSCDYNKLKEILEEKKEKELFIGFSIYGPQKDEYSFLIDNKKVKTFASQGEKKSVIFSLKLAQIEYIINSTQKTPIVLLDDITAYFDEIRKKIVLEYFKEKDIQCIFTSTEDIDICAKKMYVSDGEIKDEI